CCGAACAAAAGCAAATCAGGTTTGAAATAAAAATAGCCGATAATTTGCCACAAGTGCTTGCTGATAATGAAAAAACCGCTTGGGTATTAACTAATTTGCTTTCCAATGCAATTCGTTATTCCTATGATAATTCAATTATTAGCATTGATGTTAATGCGACAGATAATAAGGTGCGCTTCTCGGTCACGGATACAGGTCAAGGTATTTCCCCACAATATATTGACAAAATATTTGACCGATATTTCCGCATACCCGGTACAAAGAAGGAAGGTACAGGATTAGGTCTAAGCATCAGCAAAGAGTTTATTCAGGCACAGGGCGGTGAAATTTCTGTAAAAAGTGATTTAGGAGCAGGGAGTACATTTTCCTTTTCGTTAAACAGCTTGATAAAAAGTAAGCCAAATAGGCTATCATAGATGGAAAAATTCCACGACACAATATTAACTAAACTGGAATTATCAATCAAAGAATTGGAGGTTGAACCAGATTGTCCGTTACAACGGATTGAGGAAGTAATTGCTATTACAATTAATGCTTTGTCCGAAGTAAAGGAATTTGTTCTAAAAAAAGGGTTCAAGAACATTGCGGAAGAAATCTATTTTTTCAAATACCAGAAGCCTGTAATTGTTTCAAAACTTATCTTTTACAACGCCGTTTATAAAATCGAAACAAAGAAGCCTTATGGTACAAAGCCCATCAAAAAATACCTAAAAAAAGAACTGAAAAGGCTAAAAAAATTCTTTGATAACAACATTGATTTTTACAAATATTACCGTAGTAATAATACGGTTCTCGACGAGAACTATTTTCTTAGAGGAAAACACGATATAAGGTTATGGTTAGATACTTTTTATTTTGAAGCTGACCATCGTTTTTCAACATCACACGATTATAAGGTTGCAAAGATAATTGCCAACGACCTGATACAAGTTTATTTGGAAGACAGGCTTCACAATATCAATCAGAAAAAAGCGTCAGATGCATCACCAAAATGGACAGCAAGCAAAACAGCACTTACGGAACTCATATATGCACTGTATTCCCACGGTGTATTTAACGGTGGGAATGCAGACATAAAATTGATAGCTAAAACTTTTGAAGATGCGTTTAATATTGAATTGGGCGATTTTTACCACACGTTTATGGAATTGAAAGCCCGTAAGATGAACCGAACGAAATTCCTTGACAGCCTTTGTGAAGCACTAATTAAGAAAATGGACGAGCAGGACGAAAAATAAACAATATCATTATAATACACGGGGTAGATTAATACCTTTACTTCGTATAATGCTTTCCTGACCCTTTGGGGCTTCATTTTGCTTTTCTGCCTGCTCCGGGACTGCTTCCCCTTGCTTAACAGGTTCTATCGAAATTTGTATCTTTCTTTCCACGGCTGCCAGTTCCGTTTTAAGCTCACTCAATCGGCTTTCCTTAGACCACGTATCGTTAACCAGTTCCTTAAGTATAGGCAGGTCTTTCTGTATTTCAGCGATTTTTTCCTTTTCCTGTTTAACAAAGCCCGGCAGCTTTTCCAAAGCCCTTAAAAAATTCATTGCGGCAGTTTCAGGGTCTTTTGCCATCAGACCGTTATTGTAGGTGTATTTGATAT
This genomic interval from Pseudopedobacter saltans DSM 12145 contains the following:
- a CDS encoding RteC domain-containing protein — encoded protein: MEKFHDTILTKLELSIKELEVEPDCPLQRIEEVIAITINALSEVKEFVLKKGFKNIAEEIYFFKYQKPVIVSKLIFYNAVYKIETKKPYGTKPIKKYLKKELKRLKKFFDNNIDFYKYYRSNNTVLDENYFLRGKHDIRLWLDTFYFEADHRFSTSHDYKVAKIIANDLIQVYLEDRLHNINQKKASDASPKWTASKTALTELIYALYSHGVFNGGNADIKLIAKTFEDAFNIELGDFYHTFMELKARKMNRTKFLDSLCEALIKKMDEQDEK